DNA from Ammospiza caudacuta isolate bAmmCau1 chromosome 6, bAmmCau1.pri, whole genome shotgun sequence:
gCCACGGTCACCCGTGGGCACCGTGGTTCTGTGGGGACCGGGCGGaacctcctcctgctgccctgccctgccccacggTCACAATGCTGGGCACTGTGGTTCTGTGGGGACCGGGCGGaacctcctcctgctgccctgccctgccccacggTCACCCGTGGGCACCGTGGTTCTGAGCAGACCGGGGGTTCCCGTGGGGCGTGTTAGTGCGTAACTGTGGCCAACTGAGCCccacttttaaaagaaataggaaaagctgtgcttttttttcccagtggaTAGCGATGCTCGCTTCTAACTGCCCTCCACTGCATGACATTTTTCCTAGCCCGTGTCTGTGCGGGCTAGGAAAAGCgggagagaaggaagggagCCCCCTTTGTTGGGAGAGCAAGCATTCCCCTTTCCAGACTCTAAAAGGATGTTTCATACACTCCGTGCCATTTCACCCCAGGCTGGGTTTTTTGAGTGAAGGTGCAGAAGAGCTGAATAGTGATTTCTGGTGGGGTTTGACTGTATATATGTCAGCTCTTCTGGCATATTAGTCACTAAAAACACTTTGTTCTTGcaggctggcagtgcagggaaagATGATGCTAATTACCTTGAAGTTGTCATTTTGTGGGAGTTAGTATCACAGGATTTGAGTCATACTGAAAAATTAAGACTTTAAAAAGAATGCAAAAACTATATTGAAGTAGAATTTCACTGTCTTTAACATTTTTAtctaggaaataaaaagaagacaACTAGCAGAAGCTGCTGAAAAGAGGCAGATGGAGGTAATATCTGATAAAATGTCATttgttgaaattatttttagataACTGGTTTATGGGAACAATGGCTGTGGCTTCTCTGGTGACACTGGGTATTATGTTTGGCTTGTGGGAATTGTTGTTAAGTACTTTCCTGGTATTATTAATGTACATTTGTACCTTTTTTGTATCTGTTAGGAATTTCACAGGAAGGTGCTCTAAGACCATTGGAAATTAACTGAGCTTGTTTGGACGGGAGATATTTTACAGTAGTTTATAAAACAACCTAAGAACTGGAACAGCAACTTcaacattattttttccttgctctAAGACTTGAAAACAAGAGATAGAGAAGTATTCAAACAATTGCAGTGGCAATTTCAAGTGGTACTGCACTTGTACTTTTCTTAAAACTGCAAGTTGCATGCACTTGCAGATTCTTCTTTGTCAAGAAGGCAACAGTTTGAACATGTTTGTAAGCTCACATTCCAGCAAAGATGTAGTCTTAACTCagtcttttgtctttttaagaTTGCCAAGCTTAGATATCTTTAAAGTTAGAAGAGGTAGGATACAAATGTTCTAGCAGAACAGCCAGCCTGGTTTATTTTCCTTACATAGCTCTAAAAAGACTTACAGCATATACTGTTATTGTAGATTTGGGATGGTGTGTCTTGGAGAGCACAGCTGAACTGTGAAGAGAAAGGATTGCTATCTGTGTGAATGTCAGTGACATTACATACTGAATTATGAATTGGCCATTGTGCATGGACAATGTTGACCTGGTTTGAAGGGAGTTTAGTAAATAATTGGAGCAACAGCTGAGTGATGCATGAGACTCCTGAAATCCTTGATTTTGTGTCATTCTATGTACTAAAAGCAACCCACATGTTGTTTTCAACCACAAATGGGTTTTTAAGCATAACTGTAGGAAATAGCAAGCTCTTAACTGGCTGAAAAGCTTTCCTGAGAGGAGTGAGAAGTGAAGCAATTAGGGTTGTGGATGTCCTTGAAGCTTTGTGGGACCCATTATGCtgacaaagaaaaatgcaaatatcactctgttgctttttgttttcctggaagACAAAGAGATAAAGGATTTTTCAGGACTATCTTTGAGGTTATTTTAGTCTCTGAATGTTGGATAATGGAGATGTTTTGCAAGCAGCCATACTTAGTTTCACCCTTATGAAGGGACAAGAGAGTAGATCAGATGtccttccttctctgcttctcaGCTGCTCATTATCCCTCCTGACATCATGTGAGCTGTGCTTCCTTTTGGGGTGCTGCAGGCACTTTGGGGACCTGGCTCACTTGGAAAGCCAGTTTCCTAAGAGGCAGAGAACATATGGGCTAAGTGGGTTGTTATGTTGTTATTTGCTGGTAAGATTTGTCTTGGTACCCCACTGAGAATTGAGCTTGTTGTCAGGACCTTGAAATTCAGGTGAGAACGTTCCTGGCTTGCCTTGATAGATTTTAGCATCTTCTGTATGAGTTCTGCAATGTTATTATAACCCTAAACTTAGATAAgaatcagtttttaaaatttatttttttctagttcATGGTGTTAACTGTAATTCTGATGCTCCTGCCATCTAGTCTAGATTGTCATTGAACAGTTCCACAAGGATATGGAGCATGCAGTTCAGGACAGATTTTTCATTCTGCTGCCCACACACCCTGTGAAGGGTGGACTGTCATGCAGGGTATTTCTCAGAGATCACAGCTGAAAAGTTTAACTTCTTCACAGCCTGGGCTAGCACTACTAACACAGGTCTTTCCCTCCCCTGTTCATGAGGGTAAAAGTAGGCTCTGATAGTGAAAAAAACAGACTAAAAATTTGTGGACTTCTGGTTCTGCATCTGAGGATTAAATATCTTCACCTGGATGTAATAACAAAGGGAAACAAAACCACCCTCACTTACCTGTGGGACCAAGAGTTCTCAGAATGAGGAAATTTCCTGGAAGGGCAGCCTTGATGCAATAGTAGCATCACTAAGTGCTTCAGGCTTTTCATGCAAACCACAGTTCATAAAACAGTGTTGGCAACACTTGTAGTTTGGTTTCTCTCCAGAAAAATCACTAACTTGGTCTTACTCAAATGTGTTTTCTCCCAGGCTTCCTCTCGAGGTATTAAGAATGTGCAGTCTGtagagcagaagaaaaagaaacaggaggAAATAGAAAGAAGAATGGCAGCTTCACgtcctggaggagaaggaggactGAGAgtaagtttaaaaaagaaacaatgtgATTCAACTAGCCATATATTCACTGTGAAAATCTGTTTTGTCATGTAGAAAAATGAATAACTTGAGGAAAAACCAAGAGGAAGGGAGATGGAATAGAAATGGAAGGATGTGTCATTGCCATGCAGTGTTCTTAGTGAGACTTTATCACTAGGACAGaaagacagcagcacagcagccatggcagagctgctttcccccctcccctcttCCCAGTTTCTACACGAATGATGCATCAGTTGTACAGGTTTCAGCACTGGGGCCCTCATCACTGTGCTGCCCTGTACCCAGTGTCCCTTTCAGTGCCAGCTGAGATTGTCTCTCTTCCTTCAGAGCTTACAGAAAACATTTGCACTAAACTAAGTAGGGCAGTGGTCTGGGGGTTGTGTGTCTCTCATTACAAAAGAAACATCCAGCGTTGGCATAAAATTACTAATGTTGCTATTCTAATGGGAACTTTACCTcagagggacaggcagagaGTTAGTGAAGAATTACAGCCTCTCCAAAACAATAGATGTGTCTGATCATTGAAACCCAGCCTTCATAAGCCTTCATCTTTGCCCTCAGTACCATACATGATTCAGGAGGCAGGAGTTTGTGTAATTTGCCACTGATACACTGCATGGCCATCACTTGCTGGGATAAAAGATTCATTGAGAATTTAAAGGTGAATGGAGAATTTATGGTAGTTTGACAACTTTAcagtgtttgtttgctttgggattttttcctttgttttccttcatacAAACCTgtggtgtgttttgtttgtttctttagtGGCAGGTTGGATAACACAGGACTTGTGAGGAGAAGATGTTTGATGTTTACTGCCAGTAACTGTCAGTTTCTGCAGCCCGGTGGCACTTACTCATCATGTGGCTTTTGCTGTTTACCTCTGAAGACTCAGCAGTACCTTGCCATTGTGGGACAATGGATGTGGAAGCAGTCACAAAGAAACTTAAGAACTAATTCTGAACACTATGGTTTTGCCAGTttcgtttgtttgttttccGTGCATGTTTTATTGCTTCCGTGCCAAGACTTCCTGTCAGCTGGAAGTGGCCTCATGTGTAGTCAGCCAAAATGTGTGTACTGTCTGGTCAGTtgatgtctgtctgtctgtctgtctgtgtatGACTGACCTGAGCAAGCTCAGGTGCCCACCTGTTGGTTTTGATGCTTATTTCAAGCTCCACAGTTAAGCTTTTCTCCAAGTCCTCATGTAGAAAGTTTTTTCACCTATGTATGTATTTGAACATGTGGATGAcagcatttttctgtttcctaaTGACTTGCACTGCTTAGGAATTTAGTGCctttttgaaaagagaaaaagtagaGTCATGGCAGGTCCGTACAAATGGGATAATTTTGTCACTAgtaaaagaagaaacagaaacctTTATAAATCCTCTGTACTTAGAtcaaaaatgccattttattATGCGTATAATAATTGTTCTTGTTTTCTCATGTGGGTTTCTTTTGAGTCTGTAAGTATTTATAATGAATACTGAGagttaaaacattaaaaatcctGTTAGTAGTTGTATTCACTTCTTTCCACAAGAGGGCAGTGCTAACCTCAGGATTTTGAAAAACGAACAGGAAAACAGTTACTATGTCATCACTTTGCCAGTTCATTTCCAAAAGTTTGTG
Protein-coding regions in this window:
- the SVIP gene encoding small VCP/p97-interacting protein translates to MGQCLPCMGDPVKDVVETPDPEIKRRQLAEAAEKRQMEASSRGIKNVQSVEQKKKKQEEIERRMAASRPGGEGGLRWQVG